The Cynocephalus volans isolate mCynVol1 chromosome 1, mCynVol1.pri, whole genome shotgun sequence region ccaccatgtgcgGACACAGCAGAGTGActtctcaccagacactgaatctgctggcatgtcgatcttgcacttcccagcctccagaactgtgagaagttgTGAGAAAttgttctgttgtttataaattacccaatctaaggTACATTGTTTTTAAGCAGCCCAAAGGGACTAagacattatttttctaatttttttttcttgatgtatTAATTTCAAGCAGTTAAGAGAAGGCATTCACATTTGCAGGCAACAAGAATGTATCGTCATTTGGTAAAATTGTAAAGACTAGTAAAAGTACTAAGGTGATTACAATATTTTCTACTCTATATACTAATGAAAAGGGTAGGTTAGGCTAAAAAAGCCAAGTGCAGAActgtgtacttttctttttttaaggggATATATATTGCATATGCAATTTATCTTTAGGAGGACTCATGAAGCTAACAGCATTGCTTCTAGGGAAGGAAACTTCAAGTGTACCTTTTTGTACAGGtcgaaaaaaaatgtttttttaccTTGGGTAAAAATGACTCACCAACTAAATAAAAACCCcataccacaaaaacaaacaaaatgcattGCCTCATTGTAGGCAGTGCCTGCCCGGTCCCTGTTCTCTGTGTCAGGCTGCCTTAGTTGCTTCTAGGTGAGGACAGACATGGAACCACTGATTTTCTCAATTGTCTTTATTAATTGACTTTATAAGCTAAAGTGCAtagtaaagacaaaaaaagaaatgcatacaTAGGAAAGGGGCATTTTTCTTGCCCACATTAGAAAGGACCTGAGATGGCTAAATGTCAGTTCTAAGGAACACTGGATCAAGGGAATGCATATGCAGGCAGCAGGCCTGGGTGCTGGCTTCTGGCCTGGCAATGGGGCCTGTAGAAGCTGCTGGCATGCTAACCCTGCCCCAGGCAAAAGCTGTAAGAGAGGGTGTTGGGATGAAGGATCACACATGGGATAGGTGCTGCTGGTACTGAATGGGAGTTTAGCTCCACACAGGGCCTTGGGGGAACCAGCACTGCTACCAAAACTCTCCTATAGCAGGTAAAGAAATCTCCACCATCCCAGAAATACAAGTCACAGGAAATGGTATGGGTCACTCAGCCTGGGCCTGCTGCGTAAGTCTGCAGATGTGTGTAGTTCCACTTTCCGTCTCTCAGTGAATAGGTAACTGGGTTAGGGTaagttgtaatgtctttgtcttatCACGTGCCTCCATCTCCTGGAGGGAGGGTGCCCAAGGAAGAGGGCAGGAGGGATTCTTGTGCTCCTTGAAGGGATAAGTGGTTCATAAACAAttccctctgggcctctgttcTTTAGAATGAGAGTTAGTCTGCAAGTTAGGGCCTAGCGATTAGAATCAGTCAGTTGCACTGAGCTTATACTCTGTGCCCTGGAAACATTGTAGAAGAAACATCTGAGTGAGTCATGACAGAGAGGTACCACTAGGTAGTCCTAGTTGGAAGCCTCTAACCTCCAGGGAATCGGTCCACTAATTTGtaggggagagaaagaggtgaGATCTGTTAATTTTGCTCTCAGTTCTGGAGATAAAGTGCTTACTCTGGCGCAGGGATAAATCTAGAAATGATGTGGGCAAGCCCTAAAAGTGGATCTTTTAGTGCTAAGACTAAaggacaataataaaaaaacttcGGTTCCTTCATAAGAGAGCCAACCCAGCTATATGGTGGCTGGGGTAAAAGCAGGTGCCACCTTCCTACATCATCCTCTGGATCTCCTCAAAGTTCATCAGGTTGTTGGCTGTGTCAGACCATGCAGGGTGCTGGGCTCCATCCATCTCAGAAGCAAGCTGGTTGCGACTTTCCAGAGTATGATTTGTGCCACCAATCACCTCCTTACAGTCAGGACAGGTGCCCCTCTGCATGGCTCCCCCACAATCACTAATCGCATAGATATGGCCATTGGGGCACTTGAACCAATGGCCACGAGGAAAACCCATGGCATTGACAATCTGCACTCGCTCTTCCTCTGAGATGCCCAGGCCAGAGCAGGGAAGGGTGGCTTTCAGAAGTTCCATCTTTCTCTGCACAAGCTGTTCATCTTCCTGGGTGAATTTACATGTTTTCTCGAGGACATTCCGGATACTGTAGACCTCTTCTGCTATGCTACCTTTTATCTTCTCCTCTGCCATCTTGCAGCGGCTCAGGAGGTTCAGTAGATATGTGAGCCTCTTGATTTCGCTTTGGAGGTCACTCAGTTCCTGGCTGGTGAAGCTCAAGCGCTTCTTGGCCAGCCACTGATGGACCTGCTCTAGTCGAGTCCTCACTCTTTCTTGTTCTAAGACATGCACCTTTTTCAGGGAATCCCACAGGCTGGCCAAGTGGTCATAGAAACCAATGTAATTCTCAACAAGGCCCAGGTCCTTCACTGACAGATTTTTCTGGGCCAGCTTTTCCTTTAGCATCAAGAAATCTTCAGGAAGTATTTGATGGAGGAGGTTCTTCCTCTCCAGCAGGGCCTTAAGTTGTTCTTGGCTGGTTGCAATTTCCCCTGCTGAGCCTTGGATCTTTTCCTTGATGATTTCAATCTCTTCCAGCCGTTCTTTGATACTGGTTCCATACCTCAGATTTTTGCGGATTGGCACCTGGCAGATAGGGCAGACCTTCAGCTTGATGGCGACTTCATCATCCTTCTGCTCATTCATGTAGCGGTCCAAGGCTTGTACCTCGAAGATGTGGCTGCAGTCCTCTAGCTGCACAAAGCGGGCATCAGGCTCATCCTCAAAGCCAAAGAAGATTTGGGTGACTTCATCCAGGTTGCAGACACGGCACTTCTTGGGGCAGGGCTCCCCGCACAGACCTATGCAGGGGTGGCCACAAGCCAGCAGCTTAGTACAAGGCACATAGCATGGGGGTCGGTTGCAGGGTTCAGAGCAGAGTTTTGTGCACTGGAAGTGCTGGCAGCGCCAGACACAGGGTTCCACACAGGGGCTGCACAGCTCCCCACACTTCTTCTTGCACTGGCTGTGGACACAGCGGTTTTGACAGGTACGCTGACAGGGTGGGCACTCGCCAATGCATGGCTCCTGGCACTTGTGTGAGCAGATGAGCAGGCGCTTGCAGGGCTGCTGACAGCGCTCATGGAAGCGCCCTTCATAGCAGGTATGGCAGGAACCGGGACAAGGATGGCCGCAGTCCAAGATGGTGCCACACTTGGTGGTGCACTTGACTGGCAGATCAAACTCGAGGTCTTTCACATTACCACACTTCACCGGTTGGCTGTGCCCACACTTGAGTTTCACGGTGACCAATTCTGAACACAACCTCACACAGTCCTCCCCACATGAATGGCTGCATCTGTGCCCACATCTCAGGACCCTGGGACAAGGCTCCTGGCAGCAGAAATCTAACTCAGGCATGGAACAAGGGACCATTTGTTCATGGCCACACTGAGGAATGATTTTGGGCACTTTCACCTGACAAGGCTTACACTCCTGGAAGCAAACAAGGGGGCACCGGTGCCCATCCTGGCAGATGACTTTCTGGCATGGCTTCATGCACTGGAACTCCTTATGTGAGGAGTCATAGGGGTGGCAGGCACGGGTGCAGACATGCCCACAGGCCAGCCGGAACTCACAAGGCAGGTTGCAGCCTCCTTCCGGCACTTTTTGGAAGTCAGAAGCTTTGGATACTAAGGTGTGGGTATTAGGGTGGTTCTGGCAGCAGAGCTGGAGTGCGGGGCCTATCTGATTGTTCTCTCGAAGGGTATGGATGATCTTGCTCCACAAGGGCACCCTTGCCAGCATCTGCATGTTTCCAATGCAGTACATGCCCTTCTTGGCTCGGGACAAAGCCACACAGATGCGGTTGGATATCTGGAGAAAACCCACCCTGCCTTCCTGGTTGCTTCGCActagagagaggaggaggatgtcattctcttctccttgATATTTGTCCACGACATGGACCTTGACACCAGCAAATGTCTTGGTAGGCATGAGTTTGCGCAGGCAGAAGAGCTGTCCGGTATAGGTGGTGAGGATGGTAATCTGGGACGGCAAATATTCCTGGCACAGGAAGTACTTGCACAACTCCACGACAAAGTGAGCCTCGtgctggttctgatggcttctgCCTTCTTGAATTTCCTGTTCAGGAAAGTTGTGTTCTACAAAGAAAAGGTTGGAAAAGACAccctgaaaaggaaaagaagtggCATATTAGAAGGTTCACTCATGGCCTTTGCTGTCTTCTTCCTATCTTCATAGGCATTGGCCACTAACCCTGCTCCAGAGGGAGAATCTGGAAAGCTTTCTGTACCTTCCACATCACTATCTTTAATTCTGAAGTTAGTCACTATATGCTTTGTTTTGGGCCATGGTAAACTATGAAATGGATAAAGAATTTATGTCTGTTTTAGTTTTCAAGATACAGGTatgatattaacatttaaaatagccaccCGCAATGTAAGACTTACACCCAGGGGAATGAGCAGCTAACTTACTGAGCACTCACTCCGCTGTGCTCACCACTTTACATGCATTTCCTCCTCAGTACAGGCGGGATGAGGCATGAATCTTTACTCGCATTGTCCAGAGGAAGACCCTGACACTcagaatttttatatttgctaTACATTTATATACTTGCTAAACATtacacagctactaagtggcagagctgggattaaaAAACCCAGGTCTGTATTCTCAATTTCTATACTATTTTTTCTCCCAAtagccagttttttaaaaaagctggttctgttctcttctgaaagCCCTTTTTTCTTCCTGAGGAAAATATAGCCTCCTAGGCTGTGGACACCATCAAGGAAAGACCAGATAGAACAGTCTCACCTTAATCTTCTCATACTTGAGAACAGAGGGGTGATTCTTCAGATCCTGGTAAATGTGGGGGGTCAAAAGGCGGGCAATTTCAGGGCGCATACGGTGCTGGAACAATATGTGTATGTCATTAGAAACATGGACAGAGGACAAGTGGACAATTTCTCTAAAGACTAGGTTACTGGGGGAAAATCTAGAGGTaacaattgaaaataataatagggaGAAAGCATAATGTAAACAGCTCCTTCGTCTAACAAAAAGTTAACACAAGGTGATCTTCTGGTCATTACTaaactggttttgtttttataagatTTCTCTTACTGGCAGTTGGCAGGCTCCCAGGGGCCTTCTCCTGGGCGTTTGGTAATAACAGAGGCCTAGCTTCTCACCTGATAATTCAGACGTACAAAGGGAATGTTGACTTTCACTAGCCGTTCAAAAAGGGACACCTCAAGGTTGAAGTTCTTGGCTAGATCATACACATTGGCACTGGGACGCAGCTGAGAAGAGAAACATGGCAGAGGATTCTctattgaaaatgtattttaaccatccatccatccatctgtccatccatccacctagcAGATGTTTTttaactatgtgccagacactattctagctGCTGACAGGTTAAGGTTTAATAGTGACAAGGGCTGTGAAGACAAGAGCGAAGGGTTATGTGAGAGTGCCTGAGGTTGGGGGGGGGTTCAGCTAGGCCTCTCTGAACCATGACATCTGAGTTGATATCAGTATGAATGAAGTGGCCAGTCAGTCATTTGAAAAGCAAGCCATGAGAAGGAGCAGGAAGGACGCATAGTGGGAAGACCATGAGCAAATGAGATGAAATCAGAGAAACAAGCCAATACGGGATCATATTGGCTTTTCTAGGCCACTTTAAGAagcctttatttttatgttaagtgCAATAGGAAAccactggagggttttaagctgtgaagtgacatgatctgatttttaaaaattaaaaaaattcactCTGGCTCCTTTATGGAGAATGGATTAGAGGGTAGCAAAAATAGAAGGGAGACTGAGGAGCATGCTATTGTAACACTCAAGAGGCCACGGTGCACTAGGAATGTAGCAGTGAAATGGATGATGGTAGTACTAACGTACGCTCCGATTAGAACCtggccttataacatcaaggtcaagggttcagttccctgtacttgccagctaccaaaaaaaaaaaaaaaaccaaaacaaataaaatacacaccaaaTCTAACAGCATCTGTTCTTAGACAATATGGGAGATGAGGGCAAGAGGAATCACAAAAAGCCACAAGTAAACTTGAGGACTGCTGAAGCAGAGAGGCTGGGGTCCTCCTGTTTGATCCCGCCTTCCAGAGAGCCAGCCCATCTTCCAGATGCTCCTGCTTTACCTGCTGGTGGTCCCCAATCAGAATGAGGTGCTGGCACGCTTTGCTCAATGTGGCAATAGTATGGGCCTCAAGGACTTCGGCAGCCTCTTCCACGATGACAATCCGAGGCTCCACCTTCTGCAGGATCTGGCGGTATTTGGCAGCCCCTCAagtcaggaaaggagaaaggcTCCTCTGAGCTAAGGCACAGGACCCATAGGGCCACTGGGCCTCTGGGAATCCTCTTTTGTACTTTCCTTGAACCTGGGTCAGTGACAACTGACCCCTCATATTCATCCAGGGCTGTGGTGACTATTGAATGAGAGAATGGGTGTCGGGGTATTCTCCAGAGCATCATACCCATGTTGGTCACTCAGTAGGAGCAAGTGGGTGAATTGTGCCAAGAGCTCCCAAAATACGAGTTGCTTTCAATAGCTTTTCATGGTATTTTCCTCTAACCTACTAAAGAAGCTTCTCTTCACCTGTCCTAGAAAATCTGATACGATGTTGGTATCAGAAGGGAacttgggggctggctggttagctctcttAGAGTGTggctttgtaacaccaaagtcaaggtttatatccctgtaccagccagccgccaaaaaaaaaagtgaacttgGCTGAAACAGGTAAATTTCCCCATATTTTCTTACCTGTGGTTGTCATTCCTACGACCTGGGCATCTTTAAGGATGTGCAGGTCTTCCTGGAGTCTTAGTTCAGCCATTCTCTCTGCTGATGTGCGGTACTGGCGTTCATAGCTGAGGATCTTCCGGCGGGCGTCAGCCTGGTACATCTGTAGCCATAGCCTGgagaaagaaacagggaaaagaTGCCGTGTCTCTGAGAAGGTGGAGGAACCCCTTTCAGTGTGCCCAATGTATGAAGTGAAATCTGGACCCTCGAGGAGTTTACaggccagagagagaaagagagaggacctGAGTCCAAAATGCCCAACAAAAAGATGTGCAGAGTGGTCAGGAACTAAGGAAGGGGGTAGGATAAAGAACAAAGGTTAACTATTGGGAAGAGAATAAGAGACTTCAAAAGCTTTAGGAagaatttctcatatattttccCTACCCCATCCCTGCCTcagtcccttcccctcccctaaTCCTCCACAGAGTACTTGTTTTTACAAGTAAAACAGATAATGtcactactctgctataaaaccTTCCAATGGTTCTCTGCTACTCTTCAGGTAAAATCCACACTCCCCACCTGAGCTGTACGAGGCCCTGCCCACCCTTCTAactttacttgccatctttctctGTGCCAGAGCCATGCTGGTCACCTTCTTTCAGTTTCTCACACAGCCATGCTCCCTcccatctcagggcctttgcctaTGTGGTCCCCTCAAACTCATCTgctcccccttttcccctggcCTTGATAATGCCTACTCATCTTTCAGATCTTGCTTCCAACACCGTCATGTTCCTGGATACCTCAGACTGGCTGAGATATCACATAATATTCTTAGTACTTCCCGCTCTTTTCCTTCATAGTGTTTACGCCCATTTTTATTTGTGGAATTATGTGACTCACTTGTCTCTGGATAGACTCAACACTCCATGAAGGTAGAGCAAGTGTCCATTCTATCCCATTGCTGCATCCCCAGCACTGAGCTCAGTGGTAGGACTCAGTCAATAATTAGCTAACATTGTTGAACgtcttgggggtggggagtgttcTGGGAACAGAAAAGAACTTCCTGGGGAAATTACATGGGCGGGCTAAGAGTTGGGTACAGTACCTATAAAGCCGCCAGCGAGAATTCAGGTCCAGCTGCCAAACGTCCCAGATCTCACTGGCCTCAGCTTCAGTCATGGTGTTCAGTTTGCGAAGCTCAACCTTcactttcttcttcattttctttttctgtttactcTGGGTCTGTAGACAAACAATACCAAGTACAGTACCGTCGAGCAGAGGCAGGCCCAGTTCTAAGCCCAAGTTGGCGACCGTAGCACATAAGAAAAAGGGCTGCCACTTCTGATGGACTTCAAGCATCTCACACTCTTCCAACAGCTATTCCATTGGAGAGTTGACTAAACAAGGACTCTGGAGCCAATTTGCCTGGGTTCAAAGCCCCGCTCGACCTCTTATTAGGGTGTGGTACCtagggcaagttccttaacctctgtGTGACTCAGCATccccttctataaaatgggaataataatagcact contains the following coding sequences:
- the ZNFX1 gene encoding NFX1-type zinc finger-containing protein 1, with the translated sequence MEDRRPHLEARPRNPHTNPRGPMDGDLPPRARNQANNPPASALRGGANQPRRHPRANSHPVPYQQREERFRAMGRNPHQGRRNQEGHASDEARGQRHGQENDTRQRNGNQEGRNHGPPRSSENFQQWRTPHQKPAEQPQQVKKLGYKFLESLLQKDPSEVVITLATSLGLKELLSHSSMKSNFLELICQVLRKACSSKMDRQSILHVLGVLKNSKFLRVCLPTYVVGMITEPDPDIRNQYPKHISNIISLIQDLVSIFPASSVQETSMLISLLPASLNALRASGVDIEEETEKNLEKVQTIIEHLQEKRREGTLRVDTYTLVKPQADHVESYRTVPIYPTYNEVHLDERPFLRPNIISGKYDSTAVYLDTHFRLLREDFVRPLREGILELLQNFEDQCLRKRKFDDIRIYFDTRIITPLCSSSGIVYKVQFDTKPLKFVRWQNSKRLLYGSLVCMSKDNFETFLFATVSNREQEDLCQGIVQLSFNEQSQQLLADVQPSDSFLMVETTAYFEAYRHVLEGLQEVQEEDVPFQRIIVECNSHVKEPRYLLMGGRYDFTSLIENPSATGESLRNAEGFRYSRVNVLDPNQWPSKEALKLDDSQMEALQFALTSELAIIQGPPGTGKTYVGLKIVQALLTNESVWQISLQKFPILVVCYTNHALDQFLEGIYKCQKTSIVRVGGRSNSEILKQFTLRELRNKREFRRNLPMHLRRAYMSIVTQMKESEQELREGAQTLECTMRGVIREQHLEKYISPQHWESLMNGPMQDSEWVNFQCWKHSMMLEWLGLGVGSFTQNVAPAGPENTAQAGGEKEEEGEEEDSLIEIAEEADLIQADRVIEEEEVVRPQRRKKEENGADQVLAKMLLAMRLDHYGPRTTAGQEQASGEWETQSKQKKKMKKKVKVELRKLNTMTEAEASEIWDVWQLDLNSRWRLYRLWLQMYQADARRKILSYERQYRTSAERMAELRLQEDLHILKDAQVVGMTTTGAAKYRQILQKVEPRIVIVEEAAEVLEAHTIATLSKACQHLILIGDHQQLRPSANVYDLAKNFNLEVSLFERLVKVNIPFVRLNYQHRMRPEIARLLTPHIYQDLKNHPSVLKYEKIKGVFSNLFFVEHNFPEQEIQEGRSHQNQHEAHFVVELCKYFLCQEYLPSQITILTTYTGQLFCLRKLMPTKTFAGVKVHVVDKYQGEENDILLLSLVRSNQEGRVGFLQISNRICVALSRAKKGMYCIGNMQMLARVPLWSKIIHTLRENNQIGPALQLCCQNHPNTHTLVSKASDFQKVPEGGCNLPCEFRLACGHVCTRACHPYDSSHKEFQCMKPCQKVICQDGHRCPLVCFQECKPCQVKVPKIIPQCGHEQMVPCSMPELDFCCQEPCPRVLRCGHRCSHSCGEDCVRLCSELVTVKLKCGHSQPVKCGNVKDLEFDLPVKCTTKCGTILDCGHPCPGSCHTCYEGRFHERCQQPCKRLLICSHKCQEPCIGECPPCQRTCQNRCVHSQCKKKCGELCSPCVEPCVWRCQHFQCTKLCSEPCNRPPCYVPCTKLLACGHPCIGLCGEPCPKKCRVCNLDEVTQIFFGFEDEPDARFVQLEDCSHIFEVQALDRYMNEQKDDEVAIKLKVCPICQVPIRKNLRYGTSIKERLEEIEIIKEKIQGSAGEIATSQEQLKALLERKNLLHQILPEDFLMLKEKLAQKNLSVKDLGLVENYIGFYDHLASLWDSLKKVHVLEQERVRTRLEQVHQWLAKKRLSFTSQELSDLQSEIKRLTYLLNLLSRCKMAEEKIKGSIAEEVYSIRNVLEKTCKFTQEDEQLVQRKMELLKATLPCSGLGISEEERVQIVNAMGFPRGHWFKCPNGHIYAISDCGGAMQRGTCPDCKEVIGGTNHTLESRNQLASEMDGAQHPAWSDTANNLMNFEEIQRMM